The following coding sequences lie in one Lolium perenne isolate Kyuss_39 chromosome 2, Kyuss_2.0, whole genome shotgun sequence genomic window:
- the LOC139835310 gene encoding B3 domain-containing protein Os03g0212300-like has product MAGPGGRGRGRRGPGRPPGRGRGRRGGAARAPRSPSPASSSSSHEERCFEFLLRIDNDPLGIKRLPDKFAEFVDGHEPAHLQLREASCNFCRWSVEVLFDGQGKMYLHTGWDKFARDLHLEPGCQLTFLYEGDGEMIVKVFDDTACRVHYPHTGESGSDTDS; this is encoded by the coding sequence atggccggtcccggtggacggggaaggggccgccgcggtcctgggcgccccccgggccggggaaggggccgccgcggtggagcagcaagggccccacggtcaccgtcacctgcatcctcctcgtcttcgcatgaggaacgctgcttcgagttcctcctccgcatcgacaacgacccactcggcatcaagcggctaccggacaagttcgccgagttcgtcgacggccacGAGCCGGcacacttgcagctacgggaggctagctgcaacttctgccgctggtccgtggaggtcctgttcgacgggcagggcaagatgtacctgcacacggggtgggacaagttcgcccgtgacctccacctcgagcccggctgccagctcaccttcctgtacgagggggacggcgagatgatcgtcaaggtgttcgacgacaccgcctgccgtgtgcactacccccacaccggcgaatccggctccgacaccgatagttag